AAGAGATAGGTCATGTCGAAGTCGCAGTAGAGGCCGTACCAGAAGATGGCGAACGTCCACACCATATTCTTGTAGAAGAAGTTGCTGATACTCTCGGCCAGACGGCGGTAAGACCAACGACCGTGGACAAGCACAAGTCTCTGAAGGAAACGGAACTGGGCGATGGCGTAATCGGAAGACATGGCCGCCTGGCGACCCTCAACACCGGCGATACCGACACCGACATCAGCCTCCTGGATCATGGCCACATCGTTGGCACCATCACCGATTGAGAGCGTCATAACATCCAAACCAttcttgaccatggcgaCGACAGCAGCTTTCTGAGCGGGACTGACTCGGCAGCAAAGAACCGACTTGCACTGCTTGCAGAGCAAGAGGAACTTTTGCTTCAAACGGTCGTTGAGGACCCATCTAAGTGTAAATCCATCAATGACCAGTCCGTGAGTTGGTGCGGGAGGCTCGtggttcttcttggcatgGGCAAGGTCCTCGTCGCTGCCCGTGATGTTGAAAGTCTTCAGGTTGTCGTCCAGCAGCTTTTCCGCCATGTCAAGGAAGGTGTCATCAGTCACTTctccagcctcatcctcctccaccttcaGGTGAATCAGTTCCATGTCGTTGTTGAGCAGGTTGCATGAGAAGCCGATGTTGATGGCAGTCTCGACCTTGTCGCCTGTGAGAACCCAGAGCTTGATACCAGCGTCACCCAGGAGGGCAATAGTGTCGGGCACACCATCCTGCAGGCGATCCTCAATAGCAGTACCACCAATCAAGTAAAGATCGTGCTCAATCAGCTCAGCCAcagcctcgagcttctcctctcggTCTTCCAgtgcagaagcagcagcatcatgcTCCTTCTTCCAGGTTCGATACTCTTGCTCAGAAATTTCCTTGTGGGCAATGCAGAGTGTACGGAGACCTTCTCGCGCAAACATCTCCAGGTGTTCAGCTGTTTCCTTCCTGAGCTCCTTCTGCTCTCCTCGCTTGAGGCGAGCGTAGATGACACTGTCGGCACCCTTGCAGAACAGAACAATGCGACCATCGGGCATTCGCACAATTGAGCTCATTCGCTTACGGCTCGAGTTGAACTCGATCGTATTGAGAATCTGGTAATGTCGGTCCTCGCCCAAAACGTTCAGGTTAATGCCTTCGCCCGAGTGGCCGAGAACTGTGAAACCCATATCGCGAGCGGTAGAGACAAGAGCTTCCTCATCAGGAGACTGAGCCTTGAAGATCATCTTGGGCGAATCACCATCGATCCTTTCGGCGATAACGGTATGGCAAAGAGCGAGAGCAAGCATGAAGTAGTTGTTGGCCTGCTGCTGTTCGGGGCCGTGCTCGCCAGCCAGGTCGGAAACGAAATCGGGGGCAATGAAGGTGACGTCCTCATCGTGAAGGTACGGACTGTCATGAATTCTGCGAAGGCCGGCAATTGCGCGAACCTTGGCGTCAGCGATCTCGACTCGGATCCTCTCAGCTTCCTTCTCAACATCGACACCAAGTCGCTTCTGCATTCCAGCCTGGGCTTCGGTATAAGCCTCTCCGTAAGGCTGTCCATTGATCGTGGCCTTCTTGAACTCCATGACGTTCTGAGTGAGTGTACCGGTCTTGTCGGAGAAGATGTACTCGATCTGGCCAACATCATCCGAGATGTTCCAGGACTTGGGAATACAAGGCTGGTCAATCTTTTCGTAGTACATGTCCACATcgctgaagatgaagatggcctgCAGGGTTCGAACGATTTCCAGGGTGATGTAGAGGGAGATGGGAACCAAGTTCTGGAAGAGAATGATGGCAGCCCAGAAGGTGATGAAACCACTCATAGCGGGCTTTCCACCAATAGAGCCGAAATCGAAAAAGTAGAGTGAGGCATCCGTCTTTGCCCATGCGACACCGTTGACGATAGCGGACAGGAGACACATGACGAGCAGGATACCGAAGTTGCAGACAACGTTGAAGTTCATCTCTCGGGCAATTCGTGCGCGCTTACTAGGGGTAATACCAGCATTCTGCATAATCTTGGTGTCGTGACCAGTGTAGACCACCACACCGAGAACCCATTCGGTGTTTCGGAGGTTGCAACCACGGAGAAGGAGATTGTCGATAGTGATGGGCTCCGTCATGTCCTCGGGCTCGTCGTCAGCATAGCCAGGCACGATCTGCTGCCACTTGATGGCACCGTTGTACTTGTACAGGTTGGGTTGGGGAGCCTCGCTCTCGATAACGAATTCGGCGCGTTCGCAGTCACGCGCGTGCTTGAGGGATCGGCCACAGCGGACAGCCTGGCGGACCTTGAGGTTGGTCTCACCATCCAAGTTCTTGGTCTCGACATAGCAGGCTCCATCGGGGTCGGAGGTGGAGAGGATAATGATGTCGGCAGGAAGCTCCTCGTCATTGTAAATTCGCACAAAATCACCCACAACCAGACTCTTCCAGGCATCCTTTTGGAATCGAGCGCCAGCGGCGGGATGAGTATAGTTGATGAAATCCGACTTCATCTGCGCGAGAGCCGCTGAACGCTTGGCGTCCTGCTGGTCGGGAAGCTGGATCTGAACATGCGGGCCCGTAGCCTGGGGCGACGGAGATGGAACGGGGGTCATCTGAATATCCTCGCGGGCGGACATGAAAGACTCGCGGTTCGTGAAAGGTGAAGCGATAGACCCGCGCACAGATCGTCTGGTACGATGTGATTCAACCGAGGGGCGAGGAGCATCCTCCTGCGATGGGCCCATCTTCCGCTTggccagctcctccttggccttcttggacc
The window above is part of the Fusarium falciforme chromosome 3, complete sequence genome. Proteins encoded here:
- a CDS encoding Phospholipid-transporting ATPase yields the protein MTTTTTTDGHLDPQAINATQRARWATQRKSVNSSNNKRNSLMNRIGHKKTGSNEKNSPPSDGSDPPGDDQPTHDAAENHDDDEEEEDNENRTLFFNQPLPEELVDENGHPIQSFTRNKIRTAKYTPISFVPKNLWFQFHNVANIFFLFLVILVIFPIFGGVNPGLNAVPLIFIITVTAIKDAIEDYRRTILDIELNNAPVHRLRNWTNVNVLEGDVSAWRQFKKANSRFFGLIWRSTQSLWSKKAKEELAKRKMGPSQEDAPRPSVESHRTRRSVRGSIASPFTNRESFMSAREDIQMTPVPSPSPQATGPHVQIQLPDQQDAKRSAALAQMKSDFINYTHPAAGARFQKDAWKSLVVGDFVRIYNDEELPADIIILSTSDPDGACYVETKNLDGETNLKVRQAVRCGRSLKHARDCERAEFVIESEAPQPNLYKYNGAIKWQQIVPGYADDEPEDMTEPITIDNLLLRGCNLRNTEWVLGVVVYTGHDTKIMQNAGITPSKRARIAREMNFNVVCNFGILLVMCLLSAIVNGVAWAKTDASLYFFDFGSIGGKPAMSGFITFWAAIILFQNLVPISLYITLEIVRTLQAIFIFSDVDMYYEKIDQPCIPKSWNISDDVGQIEYIFSDKTGTLTQNVMEFKKATINGQPYGEAYTEAQAGMQKRLGVDVEKEAERIRVEIADAKVRAIAGLRRIHDSPYLHDEDVTFIAPDFVSDLAGEHGPEQQQANNYFMLALALCHTVIAERIDGDSPKMIFKAQSPDEEALVSTARDMGFTVLGHSGEGINLNVLGEDRHYQILNTIEFNSSRKRMSSIVRMPDGRIVLFCKGADSVIYARLKRGEQKELRKETAEHLEMFAREGLRTLCIAHKEISEQEYRTWKKEHDAAASALEDREEKLEAVAELIEHDLYLIGGTAIEDRLQDGVPDTIALLGDAGIKLWVLTGDKVETAINIGFSCNLLNNDMELIHLKVEEDEAGEVTDDTFLDMAEKLLDDNLKTFNITGSDEDLAHAKKNHEPPAPTHGLVIDGFTLRWVLNDRLKQKFLLLCKQCKSVLCCRVSPAQKAAVVAMVKNGLDVMTLSIGDGANDVAMIQEADVGVGIAGVEGRQAAMSSDYAIAQFRFLQRLVLVHGRWSYRRLAESISNFFYKNMVWTFAIFWYGLYCDFDMTYLFDYTYILMFNLFFTSVPVAIMGVLDQDVSDKVSLAVPQLYRRGIERLEWTQLKFWLYMVDGVYQSVMVFFIPYLLFEPGIVVTGNGLGVEDRLRFGAYIAHPAVITINMYILINTYRWDWLMVLIVVISDVFIFFWTGVYTSFTSSDFFYGTAAQVYQEASFWAVFFLVPVICLFPRFAIKALQKVYWPYDVDIIREQERMGKFAYLTEKEESNDPLTADTKSDKSKSSKSSRKSRKAAKHMAYGSVDEDLRPIYPPSTATRTTTYNQHSQNGSDSTNYTGPRMSMDVPMQARPSIDRARPSYDRVRASMDRVRPSFEASSDFTSAARLSRIESSQSQGGRFRPRLRGLSLTKSANV